One Diospyros lotus cultivar Yz01 chromosome 1, ASM1463336v1, whole genome shotgun sequence genomic window carries:
- the LOC127792059 gene encoding GRF1-interacting factor 1-like isoform X2, which produces MYLAAIADSQPQPPTLHSQFPASGIMQPGAHYLQHQQAQQMSSQSLMAARSSLLYSQQQFSALQQQQALHSQLGMSSGGSGGLHMLQSEANSTGGTGALGAAGFPDFGRGITGQGLQTAGRGMAGGSKQDIGSAEGRGGSSGGHGGEGGETLYLKANEEAN; this is translated from the exons ATGTATCTGGCTGCCATTGCTGATTCTCAGCCTCAACCGCCAACCTTGCATTCTCAG TTCCCTGCCAGTGGGATTATGCAGCCAGGAGCACACTACTTACAGCACCAACAAGCTCAACAGATGAGCTCACAATCTCTTATGGCTGCACGTTCCTCTCTGCTATATAGCCAACAGCAATTCTCAGCCCTGCAACAACAGCAAGCCTTGCACAGCCAACTTGGAATGAGTTCTGGAGGAAGCGGTGGGCTTCACATGCTGCAGAGTGAGGCCAACAGTACTGGAGGCACAGGAGCTCTTGGAGCTGCAGGATTTCCTGATTTTGGTCGTGGCATCACTGGGCAAGGCTTGCAGACTGCTGGAAGGGGAATGGCAGGAGGGAGTAAGCAAGATATTGGATCTGCTGAAGGGCGAGGGGGGAGTTCAGGAGGCCATGGTGGTGAGGGGGGTGAGACTCTTTACTTGAAGGCTAATGAAGAAGCTAATTGA